The following proteins are encoded in a genomic region of [Eubacterium] hominis:
- the rseP gene encoding RIP metalloprotease RseP yields the protein MSIMTVIYFVLILSVIIIIHELGHLIAAKHFGVYCKEFSIGMGPMIYQKQVGETAWSVRALPIGGYVAMAGETLEDDGEDEEDIPFERTINGIKPWKQIIVMAAGAIMNILLAWVIFVGITAYQGQIAIPGSPVITSFSENSPAEKAGFKVNDEIIKVQNGTHSEKVDEFDDVVEFINYFQGETTFTVLRDGKEVEVKMTPVLDEEENIYKMGVYHDNYDVKKINLLEAIPYGTQKMVDSVSTILNSLGKLIQGIGLKNLSGPVGIFKMTDQITQTGFLTTMAFVGLLSVNVGIFNLLPIPILDGGRIFITLIEMLIGRKLSERVQNVIMTIGLVAIVALMLYATWNDITRLF from the coding sequence ATGAGTATAATGACAGTTATTTATTTTGTATTAATTCTAAGTGTCATCATCATTATTCATGAGCTTGGACATTTAATTGCCGCAAAACATTTTGGCGTATATTGTAAAGAGTTTAGTATTGGCATGGGGCCAATGATTTATCAAAAACAGGTTGGAGAAACAGCATGGTCTGTTCGCGCATTACCAATTGGCGGTTATGTAGCGATGGCTGGTGAAACTTTAGAAGATGATGGAGAAGACGAGGAAGATATTCCATTTGAAAGAACCATCAATGGCATCAAGCCATGGAAACAGATTATTGTTATGGCTGCCGGAGCGATTATGAATATTCTTTTGGCCTGGGTAATTTTTGTGGGAATCACAGCTTATCAGGGACAGATTGCAATTCCAGGAAGCCCTGTTATCACTAGCTTTTCAGAAAACAGTCCTGCAGAAAAAGCCGGTTTTAAAGTGAATGATGAAATCATCAAAGTGCAAAACGGTACACATAGTGAAAAAGTAGACGAATTTGATGATGTTGTGGAATTTATTAATTACTTTCAGGGAGAAACTACATTTACTGTACTACGTGATGGTAAAGAAGTAGAAGTCAAGATGACACCAGTGTTAGATGAAGAAGAAAACATCTATAAAATGGGCGTATATCATGATAATTATGATGTAAAAAAGATCAATCTTTTAGAAGCGATTCCTTATGGTACACAAAAAATGGTAGATAGTGTTTCTACAATTCTTAATTCATTAGGAAAACTTATTCAGGGCATTGGATTGAAAAATCTGAGTGGTCCTGTGGGTATCTTTAAGATGACAGATCAGATTACACAAACAGGCTTTTTAACAACCATGGCATTTGTTGGTTTATTATCAGTCAACGTAGGTATCTTTAACTTATTACCAATTCCTATTTTGGATGGTGGCAGAATCTTTATCACATTGATTGAAATGCTGATTGGAAGAAAACTAAGCGAACGTGTACAAAATGTGATCATGACAATTGGATTGGTAGCTATTGTCGCGTTGATGTTATATGCAACATGGAATGATATTACTAGATTATTTTAA
- the rpsT gene encoding 30S ribosomal protein S20 — translation MPQIQSQKKRVLTNNKRNLAVSSQKSALRTAIKNVLAAIEAKDVEAAKAAYSVASSKLDKAVAKGIHHKNYATRQKSRLAKAINEIAA, via the coding sequence ATGCCACAGATCCAATCACAGAAAAAACGTGTATTAACTAATAACAAAAGAAACTTGGCTGTAAGTTCTCAGAAATCTGCTTTAAGAACAGCAATCAAAAACGTATTAGCTGCTATCGAAGCAAAAGATGTTGAAGCTGCAAAAGCTGCTTACAGTGTAGCAAGCAGTAAATTAGATAAAGCTGTTGCGAAAGGTATTCACCACAAGAACTACGCAACAAGACAGAAATCACGTCTGGCTAAAGCAATCAACGAAATTGCTGCATAA